The Plasmodium sp. gorilla clade G2 genome assembly, chromosome: 4 genome has a segment encoding these proteins:
- a CDS encoding ribosome biogenesis GTPase A, putative, whose product MFHNIFVLLISINFLLCVQIKFYYKPKNIHFYLLPYTKENRYAFKSKELTKKKNYLSIKNKKYGCNELFYQKDDEVGEEKDNTIDDEKMNDKMNDKMNDKMSDKTNEKMNEKMNDKTNDEVYETFDEYFNKRAEENYTKLEGEKLKILKENTHTNKDEIRDALKKTYKNEYNKLIKEDEEDEQISQAVYENIKITFLMKENINNFLFTQYSYMINKLKEKSVIIKNLKKFYNKGGDENKKDDITKKDDITKKDDITKKDDINNNDDITKKDDITKKDDITNNDDANQINCAYQNNNTNYHETTYNEKNSNNNASEPLTNELNNIKNPFYHNKFVDKYFLNNDSKYKEENKSKDHLKDIIENVSFFKPEENYEQTRNCRTFSDQIFANVKIKGDYILNNLRKDKEDDTNDNKNNNIFTHDDIISNDNNNDYSSDESTALFLKNNVCPLQLLKDNVRTFLNYKKENIIKSNIHEDLLYGRVKVHWFPKFMKRVITKIPDYIKVSDIIIEVRNGIIPFVFDDLFALNIFDIHTNKPRIIVYTNSDKSSLKANEEWGNYYRRKLFWSDKKFNKNINKQYLNQMKKSAVIFLDAKNGKKEIIVLKKLINRLCHHIIENKKKKGIHNYKVKCIFIGLPNVGKSALINRILEIKKAKSYDNPGLTTNIQMYSNKKYELIDTPGILAQNLYKIREKSFNKNNIILDHIYNHNSNQHSNDNVVTIKNYNKYMHIENNIYLLALCNHISPKMYDVYNIAETLMQNIYDAYQYDNDYIDLQKIIKRYQINFTDCINSQGNFSPYHFIQKLARDKCHNDINQASMRLVTDFRKNYLGRITLNYPLYFNKKSITLKQSKNFENQKYDKYIGW is encoded by the coding sequence atgttccaCAACATTTTCGTGCTATTGATAAGTATCAACTTTCTATTATGTGTgcaaataaaattttattataaaccaaaaaatatacatttttatcttCTTCCATATACAAAAGAAAATAGATATGCATTTAAAAGTAAGGAgttgacaaaaaaaaaaaattacttatctataaaaaataaaaaatatggttGTAATGAATTGTTTTATCAAAAAGATGATGAAGTAGGTGAAGAGAAAGATAACACAATTGACGATGAAAAGATGAATGACAAGATGAATGACAAGATGAATGACAAGATGAGTGATAAGACGAATGAAAAGATGAATGAAAAGATGAATGACAAGACTAATGATGAAGTATATGAAACGTTtgatgaatattttaataaaagagCAGAAGAAAATTATACTAAATTAGAAggagaaaaattaaaaatattaaaagaaaatacacacacaaataaagatgaaataAGAGATGctttaaaaaaaacttataaaaatgaatacaataaattaattaaagaagatgaagaagatgaacAAATTAGTCAAGCtgtttatgaaaatattaaaattacatttcttatgaaagaaaatattaacaattttttatttacacaATATAGTTATATGATTAATAAATTGAAAGAAAAATCGGTGATTatcaaaaatttaaaaaaattttataacaaAGGTggagatgaaaataaaaaggatgaTATAACTAAAAAGGatgatataacaaaaaaggaTGATATAACTAAAAaggatgatataaataataatgatgatataacaaaaaaggaTGATATAACTAAAAAGGATGATATAactaataatgatgatgcaaatcaaataaattgtgcctatcaaaataataatacaaattatCATGAGACCAcatataatgaaaagaatagtaataataatgcaTCAGAACCTTTGACAAATGaactaaataatataaagaaccCATTTTATCATAACAAATTTGTTGATAAATATTTCCTCAATAATGAttctaaatataaagaagaaaataaatctaAGGATCatttaaaagatattattGAGAATGTGAGTTTTTTTAAACCAGAAGAAAACTATGAACAAACAAGAAACTGTCGAACATTTAGTGATCAAATATTTGCTAACGTAAAAATTAAAGgtgattatattttaaataatttaagaaaAGATAAGGAAGACGACACAAatgacaataaaaataataatatatttacacacgatgatattataagtaatgataataataatgattatagTAGTGATGAAAGTACGGcattgtttttaaaaaataatgtttgCCCCTTACAGTTATTAAAAGATAATGTAAgaacatttttaaattataaaaaagaaaatattataaaaagtaatatacATGAAGATTTATTATATGGTAGAGTTAAAGTTCATTGGTTTCCAAAATTTATGAAAAGAGTTATAACAAAAATACcagattatataaaagttaGTGATATAATTATAGAAGTTAGAAATGGTATTATTCCTTTTGTTTTTGATGATCTGTTtgctttaaatatatttgatatacaTACAAATAAACCTCGTATTATTGTTTATACAAATTCTGATAAATCTTCTTTAAAAGCTAATGAAGAGTGGGGTAATTACTATCGAAGGAAATTATTTTGGAgtgataaaaaatttaataaaaatattaataaacaatatttaaatcaaatgaaaaaaagtGCAGTAATTTTTCTTGATgcaaaaaatggaaaaaaagaaattattgtTCTAAAAAAACTAATTAATAGATTATGTCATCATataattgaaaataaaaaaaaaaaaggaatacataattataaagttaaatgtatttttataggATTACCAAATGTTGGAAAATCTGCACTTATCAATAGAATCctagaaattaaaaaagcaAAATCATATGATAACCCAGGTCTAACTACTAATATACAAATgtattcaaataaaaaatatgaacttATAGATACACCTGGAATTTTAGCTCAAaatctatataaaataagagaaaaaagttttaataaaaataatatcatattagatcatatttataatcataattCAAATCAACATTCAAATGATAATGTTGTaactattaaaaattataataaatatatgcatatagaaaataatatctaTCTTTTAGCCTTATGTAATCATATATCACCAAAAATGTATgatgtttataatattgcAGAGACATTAAtgcaaaatatttatgatgcATATCAATAtgataatgattatatagatttacaaaaaattatcaaaagATATCAAATTAATTTCACAGATTGTATAAACTCACAAGGAAATTTCTCACCTTATCATTTCATACAAAAATTAGCAAGAGATAAATGtcataatgatataaatcaAGCATCCATGAGATTAGTAACAGATTTCAGAAAAAATTATCTCGGAAGAATAACCTTAAATTATCCACtctattttaataaaaaatctaTAACACTTAAACAATCCAAAAATTTTGAAAACCAAAAATATGACAAATATATAGgatggtaa